One Magnetovibrio sp. PR-2 genomic window carries:
- a CDS encoding FAD-dependent oxidoreductase, producing MLQLLKYGLGLARADRRHLPSETPLKKSYDVVIVGGGGHGLAAAYHLAKDHGIRDVAVIEKGYLGGGNTARNTAIVRANYLTPEGVKFYDASMKLFEGLSSELGINVMYSKRGHLTLAHTDASVRTMRWRAEVNKHMGVSSEVIGAEEIARVAPQMDLSRSARWPVLGALYHPIGSTARHDAVAWGYAREASARGVELHQQTEVTGFDMADGHIKAIETSRGRIECGRVLMAVAGASSLVAKMAEVSLPIRTVPLQACVSQPLKPFLDPIIVSGSLHTYIWQSQRGELVMGGASDPYSLYSTRSTLEWKEGLMAHMLELFPYLSDVRLMRQWAGMTDMTPDFAPIMGKTPVDNLYIDAGWGTWGFKATPACGKFMADTLAYDRPHSTIAPFRLDRFETFNQLGEAGAASVGH from the coding sequence GTGCTCCAATTGTTAAAGTACGGACTGGGTTTGGCGCGGGCGGACCGACGCCATCTCCCCAGTGAGACACCCCTGAAAAAATCCTATGACGTGGTGATTGTCGGCGGCGGCGGGCATGGCTTGGCGGCGGCCTATCACTTGGCCAAAGATCACGGCATCCGCGATGTGGCGGTGATTGAAAAGGGCTATTTGGGCGGCGGCAACACGGCGCGCAACACGGCCATTGTGCGGGCGAACTATCTCACGCCTGAAGGTGTGAAGTTTTACGACGCCTCCATGAAGCTGTTTGAAGGTCTATCGTCAGAGCTGGGCATCAACGTGATGTATTCCAAACGCGGGCACCTGACGTTGGCGCACACGGACGCGTCCGTGCGCACCATGCGGTGGCGCGCGGAAGTGAACAAGCACATGGGGGTCAGTTCCGAAGTCATCGGCGCGGAAGAAATTGCCCGCGTTGCGCCGCAGATGGATTTGAGCCGCTCGGCACGTTGGCCTGTTCTGGGCGCGCTCTATCACCCCATCGGTTCCACGGCACGTCATGACGCGGTGGCATGGGGCTATGCCCGCGAAGCGTCAGCACGGGGTGTCGAGCTTCACCAACAAACTGAAGTCACAGGCTTCGATATGGCCGATGGTCACATCAAAGCGATTGAGACGTCACGCGGCCGCATTGAATGCGGGCGGGTGTTGATGGCTGTCGCGGGGGCAAGTTCTCTGGTTGCCAAGATGGCCGAAGTCTCTTTGCCCATTCGCACAGTGCCGTTGCAGGCTTGTGTGTCGCAACCGCTCAAACCATTTTTGGATCCCATCATCGTGTCGGGTTCGCTGCACACTTACATCTGGCAAAGCCAGCGCGGTGAATTGGTCATGGGCGGGGCGAGCGATCCTTATAGCCTGTATTCCACCCGCTCGACCTTGGAATGGAAAGAAGGTCTGATGGCCCACATGTTGGAGCTGTTCCCGTATCTGTCCGACGTGCGCTTGATGCGCCAATGGGCGGGCATGACGGACATGACCCCGGACTTTGCCCCCATCATGGGCAAGACCCCGGTGGACAATCTTTACATCGATGCGGGTTGGGGTACATGGGGATTCAAGGCCACGCCCGCCTGCGGCAAGTTCATGGCCGACACGCTGGCTTACGACCGCCCCCATTCCACCATCGCGCCGTTTCGCCTGGACAGGTTTGAGACCTTCAACCAACTGGGCGAAGCCGGTGCGGCTTCGGTCGGGCATTAG
- a CDS encoding class II glutamine amidotransferase, translating into MCGIAGILYKNSQGAEPVGQSLISMLDGCQHRGEDSTGFAMYRPEDNHLHLRFIVGDDGEAAIEHIKSILAEHGATLLSDERLGKSYRANVAFEGDIQDFTYALENAAKLISAGYALDIIKDEGTAKDVDDAYAVNGFAGTHGIGHVRLATESEVKPEAAHPFLATGFADVAIVHNGQITNYWKMRRRMERRGFKFRTDNDSELIAVYLADHLKNGHTLETALQEAIDTLDGTFSFLVSTKDEIGYAKDHLAAKPMVLVETDDLIAIASEEVSLNRLFPGTALTTTEPAPGTFKTWQRSI; encoded by the coding sequence ATGTGTGGCATTGCAGGCATTCTTTACAAAAACTCCCAAGGCGCTGAGCCCGTCGGCCAGTCCTTGATTTCCATGCTCGACGGCTGTCAGCACCGGGGCGAGGATTCCACGGGCTTTGCCATGTACCGTCCCGAAGACAATCACCTGCACCTGCGCTTCATTGTTGGTGACGACGGGGAAGCTGCCATTGAGCACATCAAATCCATCTTGGCGGAACATGGCGCGACGTTGCTCAGCGACGAACGCTTGGGCAAAAGCTACCGTGCCAATGTGGCGTTTGAAGGCGATATCCAGGACTTCACCTATGCTTTGGAAAACGCCGCGAAATTGATTTCGGCGGGTTACGCCTTGGACATCATCAAGGACGAAGGCACGGCAAAGGATGTGGACGACGCCTATGCCGTCAACGGCTTTGCCGGAACGCATGGCATCGGGCATGTGCGCTTGGCGACCGAATCTGAAGTCAAACCCGAAGCCGCTCACCCGTTCTTGGCCACCGGCTTTGCCGACGTCGCCATCGTGCACAACGGCCAGATCACCAACTATTGGAAGATGCGCCGCCGTATGGAACGGCGCGGGTTCAAATTCCGCACCGACAACGACAGCGAACTGATCGCTGTGTACTTGGCCGATCACCTCAAAAACGGGCACACCTTGGAAACGGCATTGCAAGAAGCCATCGACACTTTGGACGGGACCTTCTCATTTTTGGTCTCCACCAAAGACGAGATCGGATACGCCAAAGACCACTTGGCCGCCAAGCCCATGGTTTTGGTGGAAACCGACGATCTGATCGCCATCGCGTCGGAAGAGGTCTCCCTCAACCGCCTTTTCCCCGGCACCGCCCTCACCACAACCGAACCAGCACCAGGGACTTTTAAAACGTGGCAACGCTCGATCTAA
- a CDS encoding glutamate synthase-related protein → MATLDLSTLSITEANERIRTLGEQGTDIEIINPDARHHIGVGLTAPVNVKVKGSAGYFCAGLSDGASFEIEHNVGWAVGDNMYAGSVIVGGNAGAIPGVAIRGADIVVKGNMGSRAGQVMKAGNLICAGNSNFMAGYMMYGGRIVILGNSGEQVGQDMTAGEIFVAGDVQSLGADAMLTDLDSTDTDEIRALLDKYEISFKGALQKVVNAGTKLRYAKQEPRTRPQPFFVSSGRSDYWNAKVQEDIFIKAGTGRYRIRGYGASKPMAHFNDIAFRKDLSHAGNDADALTRVNLETKIGGRYGAKPLSLSMPVQIAPMSFGALSKKSKIALATASRMSGISENTGEGGMLEEARQEADQLVFQCLSGRLGWNIKDMQRADGLEIYISQGAKPGLGGQLMAKKITPELAEKRGIPEGIDLRSPSRHPDVLGADDLVIKLEEFREATGHKIPVSIKMGAGRVKDDIKIAYKDGFDYVALDGLQGSTGAASTEVLENVGIPTVGALIEAKLGLAEIEAGDDMQLVIMGGIKDGIDAAKAIALGADAVAMGTAAIIAGGCIACMQCHVGTCPVGIATQDPEHTDRYDNAQEALNIHRFLEGVRWQMAAITDALGYDDIHKLSPDDLVALTPEAAAITGLEYVPGHVDLQNSALKKA, encoded by the coding sequence GTGGCAACGCTCGATCTAAGTACGCTTTCCATTACGGAAGCCAACGAACGCATCCGCACCTTGGGCGAACAAGGCACGGACATCGAAATCATCAATCCTGATGCCCGCCACCACATCGGTGTGGGCTTGACCGCACCCGTCAACGTGAAGGTCAAAGGCTCGGCCGGATACTTCTGTGCTGGGCTGTCGGACGGTGCTTCTTTTGAAATTGAACACAACGTCGGTTGGGCTGTGGGCGACAACATGTATGCGGGTTCCGTCATCGTCGGCGGCAACGCAGGCGCCATCCCCGGCGTCGCCATTCGCGGGGCCGACATCGTCGTCAAAGGCAACATGGGCTCGCGCGCAGGCCAAGTGATGAAGGCCGGCAATTTGATTTGTGCCGGCAACTCCAACTTCATGGCGGGCTACATGATGTATGGCGGGCGCATTGTTATTTTGGGCAACTCCGGCGAACAGGTCGGCCAAGACATGACGGCGGGGGAAATCTTCGTCGCGGGTGATGTGCAGTCCTTGGGCGCAGACGCCATGCTGACGGACTTGGATAGCACGGACACGGATGAAATTCGCGCGCTGTTGGACAAATATGAAATCTCGTTCAAGGGCGCATTACAAAAGGTCGTCAACGCAGGCACCAAGCTGCGCTACGCCAAGCAAGAGCCGCGCACGCGTCCTCAGCCGTTTTTTGTGAGCTCTGGCCGGTCCGATTACTGGAATGCCAAAGTTCAAGAAGACATCTTCATCAAAGCGGGCACCGGGCGTTATCGCATTCGCGGCTATGGTGCCTCCAAACCCATGGCGCACTTCAACGACATTGCCTTTCGCAAGGACCTATCCCACGCAGGCAATGACGCCGATGCATTAACACGTGTGAACTTGGAAACCAAAATCGGTGGGCGCTATGGGGCAAAGCCGTTGAGCCTGTCCATGCCCGTACAGATCGCACCCATGAGCTTTGGCGCGCTGTCGAAAAAATCCAAAATCGCCCTGGCCACCGCTTCGCGCATGTCCGGCATTTCGGAAAACACCGGCGAAGGCGGCATGTTGGAAGAAGCCCGCCAAGAAGCCGACCAACTGGTGTTCCAATGCCTGTCCGGTCGTCTGGGTTGGAACATCAAAGATATGCAACGCGCCGATGGTCTTGAGATTTACATTTCCCAAGGGGCCAAGCCCGGCTTGGGCGGTCAATTGATGGCGAAAAAGATCACACCGGAGCTGGCCGAGAAACGCGGCATCCCCGAAGGCATCGATTTGCGCAGCCCATCGCGCCACCCGGACGTTTTGGGTGCAGACGATCTGGTCATCAAGTTGGAAGAATTCCGCGAAGCCACGGGGCACAAAATCCCCGTCTCCATCAAAATGGGTGCAGGACGCGTCAAAGACGACATCAAAATCGCCTACAAAGACGGCTTTGATTATGTGGCACTCGATGGCCTGCAAGGCTCCACCGGTGCCGCGAGTACCGAGGTATTAGAAAACGTCGGCATTCCCACTGTGGGCGCATTGATTGAGGCCAAGCTGGGCCTCGCTGAAATCGAAGCCGGTGACGATATGCAGCTGGTCATCATGGGTGGCATCAAAGACGGCATCGACGCGGCCAAGGCCATTGCCTTAGGCGCCGATGCAGTTGCCATGGGCACGGCGGCGATCATTGCGGGTGGCTGTATCGCCTGCATGCAGTGCCACGTGGGCACCTGTCCGGTGGGCATCGCCACCCAAGACCCGGAGCACACGGATCGTTACGACAACGCACAAGAAGCCTTAAACATCCACCGCTTCTTGGAAGGTGTGCGCTGGCAGATGGCGGCCATCACCGATGCGCTGGGTTATGACGACATTCACAAGCTCAGCCCCGACGACTTGGTAGCTCTGACCCCCGAAGCCGCCGCCATCACCGGGCTGGAATACGTGCCCGGTCACGTCGATTTGCAAAACTCTGCTTTGAAGAAGGCCTAA
- a CDS encoding FAD-dependent oxidoreductase — MNEVRRTSVTAAPDLRDDTGNLHYVPAPCQTACPVGTDVPSYIAHIWNGDVEAAFEAITATNPLSSICGRVCDAPCEPACRREDSDGAIAIRNLKRFVLDQLGDEHALPPVEVTQSGSVAVVGGGPAGLTAAQDLAEAGYAVHIYEASDKLGGMAVWGIPRFRLPAGAIDADIDRMLKHCPGIEVHLNTPLGPDLTLDDLKAKHDAVVLTIGATQGKTLGLDGKTRDDVIDGVGFLRRINAGERPELPETVLVVGGGDVAMDACRAAKRMPGVKDVKVVYRRGPEEMPARRDELKGALAEDIDILYNTQPVAIADKDGLALRCVKTELGEADADGRRRPVTIEGSEHDLACGLIITAVGQKADSAELDAKGLMDWDRVKTDFATMQTQDSQVFAAGDGAFGGSSIVEAMHHGHRVAYYVKAKLQGRDNPLPYQTPYRTRAVEIAQDANWETTPRIEQTFLGLGDNPTQFDEIEVTYTLEQAKCEAARCFRCDAETGSADYTVQARENVFKMARTAPMDAATQKDLLQSRLANREDPLADARGGHFDDLVFLPANLTRLVIDPYREHCVTKLDLANIILGHPVIVSGLDTAPDDVRSAVTQGLADTDTAYFGDKPLEGSAWIQPITTTPSAEADMAVMMDITTPPPARAHDTQGLAARATIETVEAVIDYALANGLDAVVLDGMNGLSVAKELDGAPELSLISKAIAHLRSINQEESIDLIWFGGVRTGTDVAKLLAMGANAAIIGAAFGFGIGGHVTDAGELAFERDLDRGEREERARDLITAFSAECSMMAKCTGKTNVHNLEPEDLRALTLETAKALSLPLPGHGLSGTDFEALARA; from the coding sequence ATGAACGAAGTCCGCCGCACCTCCGTCACCGCTGCCCCGGATTTAAGAGATGACACGGGCAACCTGCACTACGTGCCCGCGCCGTGCCAAACGGCCTGTCCCGTGGGCACCGACGTGCCGTCTTACATCGCCCACATTTGGAACGGGGACGTGGAAGCCGCGTTCGAAGCCATCACCGCCACCAATCCACTGTCCAGCATTTGCGGGCGCGTTTGTGATGCCCCGTGCGAACCCGCGTGCCGTCGTGAAGACAGTGACGGTGCAATCGCGATCCGCAACTTAAAACGGTTTGTGCTGGATCAGTTGGGCGATGAACACGCCCTTCCCCCGGTTGAAGTCACGCAATCCGGGAGCGTCGCCGTGGTCGGTGGTGGCCCCGCGGGCCTCACGGCTGCCCAAGATTTAGCCGAAGCGGGATACGCTGTGCACATCTATGAAGCCAGCGACAAACTAGGTGGCATGGCAGTGTGGGGGATCCCGCGCTTTCGTCTGCCTGCAGGGGCCATTGATGCCGACATTGATCGCATGCTTAAACACTGCCCCGGTATTGAGGTTCACTTGAACACACCGCTGGGCCCGGACCTGACTTTGGATGACCTCAAAGCCAAGCACGACGCGGTGGTGCTGACCATTGGCGCGACCCAAGGCAAGACCCTGGGCCTGGACGGTAAAACCCGCGACGATGTGATTGACGGTGTCGGGTTCTTGCGCCGCATCAACGCAGGCGAACGCCCAGAATTGCCAGAAACTGTATTGGTCGTCGGCGGTGGTGACGTGGCCATGGACGCGTGTCGTGCCGCCAAACGCATGCCCGGTGTCAAAGACGTGAAAGTCGTCTACCGCCGTGGACCCGAAGAAATGCCCGCACGCCGTGACGAGTTAAAAGGGGCCTTGGCCGAAGACATCGACATTCTCTACAACACTCAACCTGTTGCCATTGCCGATAAAGACGGCTTGGCGCTGCGGTGTGTGAAAACCGAATTGGGTGAGGCGGACGCAGACGGTCGTCGGCGTCCGGTCACCATCGAAGGCTCTGAACACGATCTTGCGTGTGGCCTGATCATCACCGCCGTGGGACAAAAGGCCGACAGTGCCGAGCTCGACGCCAAGGGCCTGATGGATTGGGATCGTGTCAAAACCGACTTCGCCACCATGCAGACACAAGACAGCCAAGTCTTTGCCGCAGGCGACGGTGCGTTCGGTGGTTCGTCCATCGTTGAAGCCATGCACCATGGGCACCGCGTCGCGTACTATGTCAAAGCCAAGTTGCAAGGCCGCGACAATCCGCTGCCCTACCAAACACCCTATCGCACCCGCGCCGTGGAAATCGCCCAAGACGCCAACTGGGAAACCACGCCACGCATCGAACAAACGTTTTTGGGCCTGGGCGACAACCCGACGCAGTTCGACGAAATCGAAGTCACGTACACGCTCGAACAAGCCAAGTGTGAAGCCGCCCGGTGTTTTCGCTGTGACGCGGAAACGGGATCGGCGGACTACACCGTTCAAGCGCGTGAAAACGTATTCAAGATGGCGCGCACCGCACCCATGGATGCGGCAACGCAAAAAGACTTGTTGCAATCGCGCCTCGCAAACCGTGAAGACCCTCTAGCAGATGCGCGCGGTGGGCACTTTGACGACTTGGTGTTTTTGCCCGCGAACCTCACACGTTTGGTGATTGACCCTTACCGCGAACACTGTGTCACCAAGCTGGACTTGGCAAACATCATACTCGGCCATCCGGTGATCGTGTCGGGCTTGGACACGGCACCTGACGATGTGCGCTCTGCCGTCACACAAGGTTTAGCCGACACGGACACCGCTTACTTTGGCGACAAACCTTTAGAAGGATCGGCCTGGATTCAGCCCATCACCACCACCCCGTCTGCGGAAGCGGACATGGCTGTAATGATGGACATCACCACGCCTCCCCCCGCACGAGCGCACGACACTCAAGGGTTAGCCGCCCGCGCGACGATTGAGACTGTGGAAGCGGTCATTGATTATGCCCTCGCCAACGGTCTGGACGCTGTCGTGTTGGACGGCATGAACGGATTGAGCGTCGCCAAGGAACTTGACGGCGCGCCGGAGTTATCTTTGATAAGCAAAGCCATCGCGCACTTGCGCTCCATCAACCAAGAAGAATCTATTGACTTGATTTGGTTTGGCGGCGTGCGTACCGGAACGGATGTTGCGAAGCTGTTGGCTATGGGCGCCAACGCGGCCATCATCGGTGCAGCCTTTGGCTTTGGCATCGGCGGTCATGTCACAGATGCGGGCGAGCTTGCCTTTGAACGCGACTTGGACCGTGGTGAACGCGAAGAGCGCGCACGTGATTTGATCACAGCTTTTTCAGCCGAGTGTTCCATGATGGCCAAGTGCACCGGCAAAACCAACGTGCACAACTTAGAGCCTGAAGATTTGCGCGCGCTAACACTGGAAACCGCAAAAGCCTTGAGCTTGCCTTTGCCCGGTCATGGTTTGAGCGGAACGGATTTCGAAGCGCTTGCCCGCGCTTAA
- a CDS encoding ATP-binding protein — MSSDTLQKNKDGNERLGEALSDVHELGLTDMQETAWVEVIGKMEEVYSDLIQYDVDLERKNTELEETHQFIDSVISSMSEVLIVCDSDRYIEQVNKATEDLTGFDAPELVGRKLTEIVLNPDACFLENLYRPTESPMTNYCEVRLKSKDQREGTDPVSMNGSIRIDHKGRPAGVVIIGRPMGELRRAYQALNKAHADLVRTQERLIQSEKLASLGRLVAGVAHELNNPISFINGNIHALNKYKARLQDYFEKMDSVGGENHKRLRRDLKIDRILSDLDPLVDGTLEGAARVSDIVKNLRRLSFNGAEQSEPFDLVKIAQTAVSWVKRAAPKPIEIDFTGPDMAMIAGHSGRIHQVIVNLASNALDAVKGVAEPDVCVRIDVEGERVTLSVSDNGCGISDQDLPNIFDPFFTTKVVGEGTGLGLWISYDLVREHGGDLVVEKTSSEGSTLTMTLPLLP, encoded by the coding sequence ATGTCTAGCGACACTCTACAGAAAAACAAAGACGGCAATGAACGTTTGGGTGAAGCGCTTAGTGATGTTCACGAGCTTGGCCTAACGGACATGCAAGAAACCGCCTGGGTCGAAGTCATTGGCAAAATGGAAGAGGTCTATTCCGACCTGATCCAATACGATGTCGATCTGGAACGCAAAAACACGGAACTGGAAGAAACGCACCAATTTATCGACAGTGTGATTTCGTCCATGTCGGAAGTGTTGATCGTGTGCGATAGCGATCGCTACATCGAACAGGTCAACAAAGCGACCGAAGATTTAACCGGGTTTGATGCGCCGGAACTGGTGGGGCGAAAACTGACCGAGATCGTGCTCAATCCCGATGCATGCTTTTTGGAGAACCTCTACCGGCCAACGGAATCGCCCATGACGAACTATTGCGAAGTTCGTCTGAAGTCGAAAGACCAAAGGGAAGGCACCGATCCGGTGTCGATGAACGGATCGATCCGCATTGACCACAAAGGCCGCCCAGCTGGTGTGGTGATCATTGGCCGCCCCATGGGGGAGCTGCGCCGTGCGTACCAAGCACTCAACAAAGCGCACGCCGATTTGGTGCGCACCCAAGAACGCCTGATTCAATCCGAAAAACTCGCAAGCCTGGGCCGTTTGGTTGCTGGTGTTGCACACGAACTCAACAACCCCATCAGCTTCATCAATGGCAACATTCACGCGCTCAATAAATATAAAGCGCGCTTGCAAGACTACTTTGAAAAGATGGACAGTGTGGGGGGTGAAAACCACAAACGTTTACGCCGTGACTTGAAGATCGATCGTATCTTGTCGGACCTTGACCCCTTGGTGGACGGCACCCTCGAAGGGGCGGCGCGCGTCAGTGACATCGTGAAAAATTTACGCCGATTGTCGTTCAATGGGGCAGAGCAATCCGAACCCTTTGACTTGGTGAAAATTGCCCAAACAGCTGTCAGCTGGGTCAAGCGCGCAGCCCCCAAGCCCATTGAAATCGACTTCACCGGTCCAGACATGGCTATGATCGCTGGGCACTCGGGGCGCATTCACCAAGTCATTGTGAACTTAGCCTCCAATGCTTTGGACGCTGTAAAGGGTGTTGCTGAACCTGATGTCTGCGTGCGCATCGACGTAGAAGGCGAGCGTGTGACGCTCAGCGTATCGGATAACGGTTGCGGCATTTCCGACCAAGACCTGCCCAACATCTTCGATCCGTTTTTCACCACCAAAGTGGTGGGCGAAGGCACCGGGTTGGGGCTGTGGATCAGCTATGACTTGGTCCGTGAACACGGTGGTGACTTGGTCGTGGAAAAAACTTCAAGCGAAGGTTCAACCCTAACCATGACGTTGCCGCTGTTGCCTTAA
- a CDS encoding sigma-54-dependent transcriptional regulator has protein sequence MAQDPIILVIDDEVRSQETLCRVLGDDFQVLCASSASEAEGILETESVQLILCDQRMPGMTGVEFLTKARENWPEAVRIIISGYTDSDDIIQGLNSAGIYQYITKPWDPDELLETVVGAIQLADLQNANANASLEIKKSASSVEKNLREAKTKLKQHFDFSNIIHAPTSPMVDVLHLAAKGAAVDISVLITGESGTGKEILARAIHYNSDRADKPFVAENCGALPDELLESELFGCKKGAFTGAYEDRIGLFEKADGGTIFLDEVGETSPAFQVKLLRVLQDGEFRPLGSQRMRKVDVRVIAATNRVLETELRQKRFREDLYYRLSAFPVNLPPLRERSMDIQPLAEKVLQAITAQFGTEHKSFTVDVMKAFRMHPWPGNVREMQNEIQRMVALSDGPELGIEYLSERLLGSGPLDDMIEKMVELDNQWNPIPGLGLREQVEMLERQILSAALTRHEGNISRVADEVGLSRVGLRSKLQRYDLSRPN, from the coding sequence ATGGCGCAAGACCCGATCATATTGGTGATTGATGATGAGGTCAGGTCCCAAGAAACGCTGTGTCGCGTTTTGGGGGACGACTTTCAAGTGCTGTGTGCAAGCTCTGCTTCCGAAGCCGAAGGCATCTTGGAGACAGAATCCGTTCAGCTGATCTTGTGCGATCAACGCATGCCCGGCATGACGGGTGTGGAGTTTTTGACCAAAGCGCGGGAAAACTGGCCCGAAGCGGTTCGCATCATCATATCGGGCTATACCGATTCCGATGACATCATCCAGGGCCTGAATTCTGCGGGCATCTATCAATACATCACTAAGCCGTGGGACCCGGACGAGCTGTTGGAAACAGTGGTCGGGGCAATCCAGTTGGCGGACCTGCAAAACGCCAATGCGAATGCTTCATTGGAAATTAAAAAGTCAGCCTCTTCGGTGGAAAAGAATCTGCGCGAAGCCAAAACCAAACTGAAGCAGCACTTCGATTTTTCCAACATCATCCACGCCCCTACTAGCCCCATGGTGGATGTCCTCCATTTGGCGGCGAAGGGGGCGGCTGTGGATATCTCCGTGCTGATCACCGGGGAAAGCGGCACGGGTAAAGAGATTTTGGCCCGCGCCATTCACTACAATTCCGACCGGGCCGATAAACCGTTTGTGGCAGAAAACTGTGGTGCTCTGCCGGACGAGCTTTTGGAAAGCGAACTGTTCGGCTGCAAAAAAGGGGCTTTTACTGGGGCCTATGAAGATCGCATCGGCTTGTTCGAAAAGGCCGACGGCGGTACAATTTTCTTGGATGAAGTCGGGGAGACGTCACCAGCCTTCCAGGTGAAGTTGCTGCGCGTTTTGCAAGACGGTGAGTTCCGCCCGCTTGGTTCCCAACGCATGCGCAAAGTGGATGTGCGCGTCATCGCCGCGACGAACCGTGTCTTGGAAACGGAATTGCGCCAGAAGCGGTTTCGCGAAGACTTATATTATCGCTTGTCCGCATTCCCGGTGAACTTACCGCCGTTGCGCGAACGGTCTATGGATATTCAGCCCTTGGCCGAAAAGGTTTTGCAAGCCATCACCGCGCAGTTCGGTACAGAACATAAATCGTTCACCGTCGATGTCATGAAGGCTTTTCGCATGCATCCCTGGCCCGGAAATGTTCGTGAAATGCAAAATGAAATCCAACGCATGGTGGCCCTGTCCGATGGTCCCGAGTTGGGGATCGAATATCTGTCCGAACGCTTGCTCGGCAGTGGGCCTTTGGACGATATGATTGAAAAAATGGTTGAGCTTGACAATCAATGGAACCCCATCCCTGGGTTGGGGCTGCGTGAGCAGGTTGAGATGTTGGAGCGCCAAATTTTGAGCGCAGCGCTGACCCGCCATGAAGGTAATATTTCTCGCGTCGCCGATGAAGTCGGCCTGTCGCGTGTTGGTTTACGGTCTAAATTACAACGTTACGATCTCTCCCGTCCCAACTAA
- the hypE gene encoding hydrogenase expression/formation protein HypE encodes MNMNKPKSRPLDIKNGRVDMSHGAGGRAMAQLIQDLFFETFDNDVLNREHDAAMVQLPPGRVVMSTDSFVISPLFFPGGNIGSLAVHGTVNDVSMAGAKPYYLTAGFILEEGFPLSDLAQIVKSMAEAAKEAGVAIVTGDTKVVERGHGDGIYINTAGIGVVPDGVDVCGDQAKPGDKILVNGTLGDHGVAVMSKRENLSFATEILSDSQSLCDLVEDMMKAVPDMRVLRDPTRGGLAATLNEIAHQSGVGVELFEKDLPIRAEVKSACELLGLDPLYVANEGKLIAICPADKADDLLAVMQAHPKGKDAAIVGEVLEDSRCFVRMKTGLGGTRMVDWLAGEQLPRIC; translated from the coding sequence ATGAACATGAACAAACCGAAATCCCGTCCACTCGATATCAAAAACGGACGTGTGGATATGAGCCACGGTGCAGGCGGTCGCGCTATGGCGCAGCTGATTCAAGATCTGTTTTTCGAAACCTTCGACAATGACGTGCTTAACCGCGAGCACGATGCGGCCATGGTGCAATTGCCGCCGGGGCGCGTGGTGATGAGCACCGACAGCTTCGTCATCTCGCCCTTGTTTTTTCCAGGCGGCAACATTGGTTCTTTGGCCGTGCACGGCACCGTCAACGATGTGTCCATGGCGGGGGCAAAGCCGTATTACCTCACCGCAGGTTTTATCTTGGAAGAAGGTTTTCCTCTGTCTGATTTGGCCCAAATTGTGAAGTCCATGGCCGAGGCCGCGAAAGAAGCTGGCGTTGCCATTGTCACGGGGGACACCAAAGTGGTCGAACGCGGGCACGGTGACGGCATCTATATCAACACCGCAGGAATCGGTGTGGTGCCGGATGGTGTAGACGTGTGTGGAGACCAGGCTAAACCGGGCGACAAAATTTTGGTCAACGGCACCCTGGGCGATCATGGTGTGGCGGTCATGAGCAAACGCGAAAATTTGAGCTTCGCCACTGAAATCCTGTCTGACAGTCAGTCCCTGTGTGATCTGGTTGAAGACATGATGAAGGCCGTGCCGGACATGCGTGTTCTGCGCGACCCGACCCGTGGTGGTTTGGCCGCAACGTTGAACGAAATCGCCCATCAGTCCGGAGTTGGGGTGGAACTGTTTGAAAAAGACTTGCCCATCCGCGCAGAAGTCAAAAGTGCGTGTGAGCTCTTAGGTCTTGATCCGCTCTATGTCGCGAACGAAGGCAAGCTGATTGCCATTTGCCCGGCGGACAAGGCGGACGATTTATTGGCGGTGATGCAAGCCCACCCCAAAGGCAAAGACGCGGCTATTGTGGGTGAAGTCTTGGAAGACAGCCGCTGCTTTGTGCGCATGAAAACCGGTCTGGGTGGAACGCGCATGGTGGATTGGCTGGCGGGCGAACAACTGCCGCGCATCTGTTAA